The sequence TGGGCCGTCAACGACCTGATCCGCCAGACGCTGGCCGTCGTCGTGATCCTGGTCATGACCGCGATCTGCGTCATCGGCACCGAACTCTCGGCCCACCTCCAGGACATCCTCATCCTGGCCCAGGTCTTCTTCCTGCTGACCTTCGCGGTCGTCGCCATCTACCGGGTCTACGCCGATACCAGCACCCTCGACTCGATCGAGCCGTCGGTCGCCTGGCTCAACCCCTTCGGCGCCGGTGGCGCCGCGCTCACCGGCGGACTGCTGCTCGGCGTGTTCATGTACTGGGGCTGGGAGTCCGCGGTCAACCTCACCGAGGAGGTCGAGAACTCCGCCACCGCGCCCGGCAAGGCGGGCGTCTGGTCCACCGTGGTGCTGCTGGTGACCTACCTGTCCGTCGGCTTCGCCGTCGTCGCCTACGCGGGCACCACCTTCCTCGCCGAGAACGCGGGCGAGGAGGAGGCGATCTTCGCGGTACTCGCCCACGAGGTGATGGGCGGCTGGGACTGGGTCGTCCTCCTCGCGGTCTGCACCTCCGCGCTCGCCTCCACCCAGACCACGATCATCCCCGCCTCCCGCACCGCCCTGTCGATGGCCCGCCGCCACGCCCTGCCGCCCCGCCTCGCGCACATCCACCCGAGGTTCCGGACCCCGGACGTGAGCACGTGGTGGGTGGCCGGCATCGCCATCGCCTGGTACCTCGTCGTCAACCAGATCAGCGAGAACGCGCTCCTCGACTCGCTCACCGCCCTCTCCCTGCTGATCGCCTTCTACTACGCGCTCACCGGCCTGGCCTGCGCCATCTACTACCGCCGTCACCTGCTGGAGAGCCTGCACAACTTCCTGCTCATCGGGGTCGGCCCGGTGGTCGGCGCGGGCCTGCTGGCCTGGCTGCTGGTGGAGTCCGTTGCGGACATGTCGGACCCGGAGAACTCGGCCAGCGGCGTCTCCTGGTTCGGTCTCGGCCCGCCGCTCGTCATCGGGATCGTCATCGCCGTCGTCGGACTGCTCGTCATGTGCTTCTGGCGGCTGAAGGACGGCACGTACTGGCAGGAGCGGCCCGGCGTGGTGGATCCCGACCTCGTCCACGGCACGAAGCAGAAGCCCGGGGGCGAGGCCTGATGCCACGCCCCGATGCCCCCGACGGTCCCTTGACGCCCGCCCCTTGAGTCCGTCCGTGAAGTCCGTCCCTGAAGCCCCGCGGGCCGCCGTGAGAGGAGACCCCGATGTCCGTCGTCCTCGGGTACGACGAATCGCCCGGCGCGGAACGGGCCCTGGAGGTGGCGCTGGAGGTCGCCAGCGCCTTCGGCGAGCCCCTCGTCCTCGTCTACGGCGCCGCCGCCCCCGGCGTCACGGGGGAGGAGTACCGGGCCCACCGCGAGGCCGTCCGCCAGGCCGGGCAGAGCGCCCTCGCGCGCGCCGTCCGGGCCGCCGACGAGGCGGGGGTGCCCTCGACGGTCGAGGTGCGCGACGAGAAGCCGGCCCAGGCCCTGCTCGCCGCCGCCGAACGCCACCACGCGCGCGTCATCATCGTCGGCAGCTGGGGTGACAGCCCGATCCGCGGGGCCCTCCTCGGGTCCACCCCGCACAAGCTGCTGCACCTCTCACCCGTTCCCGTCCTGTGCGTGCCGACGGACAACCCCTCCACGAGATAGTGGTCCGTTGGCCTGCCTGTGGCCGAAGATCACCCCATTTTGCTGGGCCAATGGCCCAGTTATCGGAGGCTGTGTTGAGCCAGTGGGCCCTTGGATGCTTTTCTGTGTCATATCCAAGTACTTATGGCGCCGCGCAGCGCCGGACGGCAACGAGGCCGGATCCGGAGCGCGGCGCCTTCGCCGTGCCCGTCCGCCACCCACCACCCCGGGTGGCCGCCGGGCCGGCGCGCACCACTGCAAGGGGGGCGGCACACCGCCGTGAAGAGGATGTTCGTGGCTCCGGATCCGGGGCGTCTGAGGCTCAGGAACTCACTGCGCGCGGTGCTCGGCGTCGCTCTCGCCGTGGCCACCGCCGAGCTGTGCGGTCTGTCGCAGACCGCCTCCATCACCGGGGGACTGGCGGCCCTGCTGGCCCTCTTCACCGTGACCGACTCGACCGTGCGCGCCCAGCGGGTCACCACGGCCCTGCTGCCCCTCGCCGGATTCCCCGTCCTCGCGCTGGCCACGACCCTCCACGGGGTACCGCTCGCCCGCGACGCGGCCTTCCTCGCCGTCGTCTTCGCCGGGGTCTACGCCCGGCGCTGGGGGCCGCGCGGGCACGCCCTCGGGATCTTCGGCTTCATGCACTTCTTCGTCACCCAGTTCCTGCACGCCGTGCCCGGGCAGCTTCCCGAGCTCTACGCCGCCGTCGGTCTGGCGCTCCTCGCCGCCGGGGCCGTGCGGTTCGTGTTCTGGCCCATCGAGCGGCGCACCCCGCCCCCCGCCGCCCCGCCGGCGCTGCCGGGCACGGGGCTGGCCCGGCCCACCACCCGGCAGGCCTTCCAGGCCACTGCCGCCTGCGCCTTCGCGCTCGGCATCGGCCAGGCCCTGTCCGAGGACCGCTGGTACTGGGCCGTCGGAACCGCCTGGTGGATCTTCGTGAACACCGCCTCCCGCGGGGAGACCCTCGTACGGGGCTTCCGCCGCGTCCTCGGCACCGTCATCGGCATCGCCGCCGGTCTGCTCATCGCCGTGCCGCTGCACGGCGCGGCCGCGCCCACCGCCGTACTCGTCGCCGTATGCGTCTTCGGGATCTTCTACACCGCCCCCGTCTCGTACAGCTGGATGATGCTGGCCGTCACCGTCATGGCCGGTCTGCTCTACGGACTCCTCGGCGTGCTCCACCCCGGACTGCTGCTCCTGCGCTTCGAGGAGACCGCCGTCGGCGCCCTCGGCGCCGCCCTCGCCGTGGTGCTGGTGCTGCCCGTCACCACCCACGCCACCAACGAGGCCTGGATCCAGCGCGCCCTGCGCTGCGTGCACGCCGCCACCGGGGAGGCGGCCGCGCGGCTGGCCGGCTCGGAGTCGGCCGACCCCACCCCGCACGCCGCCGAGCTGGAGCTGCTCCTCGCCCGGGTCCGGATGGCGCTGGCACCGCTGGTGCACCCGCTCAGCCCCTTCCGCGCCCGCAAGGCCCGCGCCCGCCAGGTGATCGCGCTGCTGGACGACTGTGCCCGGGAGGTACGCGGGCTGGTCGCGGTCGCCGCCGACCCGGCGGCCTCGCACGACGCCCGGCTCGCGGCCGCGTGCTGGCGGGTGGAGGCCGCGGTGGAGGCCCTCACCGCCGGGGAGCGGGAGCTGGAGGCGGCCACCGCCGCCGCCCGGCCGGCCGTCGCCACCGAACCGGCCCTCGTCCATCTGCACGGCCTGGAGCGGGCGCTGGCCGAGCTCGCGACGCCGCTGCGGAGTGACCCCCGGAGCCCCCTGATCCGCGCCTGAGTTCTGGCCTCGCCGGAGCCAAACCAGCCCCTCCGGCGTTTGAGGGGCGGGTCCGGGCAGAGCCCGGTGCCCGGCGGAGCCGGGTTCCTGGGGCTCCGCCCCAGACCCCGCGCCTCAAGCGCCGGCGAGGCTGGAAGTGCCCGCCCTGTGCCTCAACCGCCGGCGGGGCTGGAAGTGCCCGCCCCGCGCTTCAACCGCCGACGGGGCTGAAGAGGCCGGTCGTGCCGGCCGGCAGCCGGCCCGGGGTGTGCACCACGCCGAGGACCTGGGTGGGGCGGGTCAGCGCCACGTACAGGTCGCTCGGCTGGAGGTCGGCCGGCTCCACCACGATCACCGTGTCGAACTCCAGCCCCTTGGCCTGCCGCGGGTCCAGGAGGACGACCTCCCGGGTCAGGTCCGGCTCCCCGTCGGCCCGTACCCCGGGCAGTACGGCGGCCAGCGGCCCGTGCAGCGCGCGCGGGGCGATCACCGCCAGCCGCCCCTCGGCCGGCAGCCCCCGCTCCACGGCCTCCCCGACCGCCCCGGCCAGGTCCCCGGTCGCGCGGGCCCAGGGCCGCACCCCGGTGGACCGTACCGACCGCGGCGGCTCGAAGGCCGGGTCGCGGGCGCGCAGGACGGCCGCCGCCACCTCCATGACCTCGGCGGGCGTCCGGTAGTTCACCCCCAGCCGGACCAGCTCCCAGCGGTCGCCCACGTACGGTTCGAGGATCCGCCGCCACGATCCGCAGCCCGCCTCGTCGGCCGTCTGCGCGGGATCGCCGACCAGGGTCATCGAGCGGGTCGGGCAGCGCCGCATCAGCAGCCGCCAGGCCATCTCCGACAGCTCCTGCGCCTCGTCCACGATGACGTGCCCGAAGGCCCAGGTGCGGTCGGCGGCGGCCCGCTCGGCCGCGCTGCGGTGGTCGGCCTCCTCGTGCCGCTCCGCCATCCGCTCGGCGTCGATGATGTCGTGGGCCGCGAGGAACTCGTTCTCCTCGTCCTCGAACTCGTAGGACTGCGAGCCCTCCGACAGGTCCAGCACCCCCTGGGCGTAGGCGATGCGCCGCTCCCGCTCCCGCTCCTCGGCCGCCCGGCGGGCGCTGTCGTCCTCCCCGAGCAGCTCGGCAGCCTCGTCCAGCAGCGGCACGTCGGCCGGGGTCCAGTCCGGCCGGGCCGAAGGCGCGCGCCGGATCAGCTCCGCCTCGTGCGCGGGCAGGTGCGTGGGGTCCGCCAGGAAGTCGGCGACCAGCCGCTGCGGGGTGAGGGAGGGCCACAGGGTGTCGATCGCGGCGTGCACCGCGGGGCTCGTCGCGATCTCCTTGCCGAGCTGGGCGACGTCGTCCTGGCCCAGCAGATTCGGGCCGCCGTACGGGTCGGCGCCCAACCGGTCCGCGAGCTGCGCGGTGAGGGCGTCGATGATCCGGAAGGCGAAGGCGGGCCGCGCCTGGTTGTGCGGCAGCCCGGTGGCCCGGGCCCGGTCGCGCGCCTCGTACGCCATCGGGCGGTCCAGCAGCAGGGTCCCGTAGTCGTCGTGGTCGATCTCCAGGGCGGCCTCGGGCACCGTGTCGTACTCCTCGCCGCTGCCCGCCGGAACCGTGTCGGGCAGCCGCTGGCGGTCGGCGACGACCGCGGCCAGCACGTCCGCCATCGAAGCCCGGCCCTTCACCGCGGCGGCCCCGGGGCGGTCGGCGCCGGTGGCGTGCACACCGGGGAAGAGCTCGCCCGGGGTGGCGAGGAGGACGCCGGTCTCGCCGAGCGCCGGGAGCACCCCGCCGATGTAGCCCAGGAAGGCGGGGCCCGGGCCGACGATCAGCACCCCGCGCTTGGCGAGCAGCTCACGGTGGGCGTACAGCAGGTACGCGGCGCGGTGCAGGGCGACCGCCGTCTTCCCGGTCCCGGGACCGCCCTCGACGACCAGCACCCCGCGGTGGGTGGAGCGGATGACCCGGTCCTGTTCGGCCTGGATGGTGCGCACGATGTCGTGCATGCGGCCGGTCCGGGCGGCGTCGAGCGCGGCGAGCAGCACGGCGTCCGCGTCGGCCCCCTCGTATCCGGTGCGCTCGGCGTCGGTCAGGTCGAGGATCTCGTCGTGGAGGGCGGTGACCAGCCGGCCGCGGCTGCTGATGTGCCGACGGCGGCGCAGCCCCATGGGGGTGTGCCCGGTGGCGAGGTAGAAGGGGCGGGCCACGTCGGCGCGCCAGTCCACGACCAGCGGGGTGCGTTCCGTGTCGTCCGCGCGGATTCCGATACGGCCGATGTGGTGGTCGCGGCCGTCGGAGAACTCCAGCCGGCCGAAGCAGAGGCCGTTCTCGCCCCCATTCAGGGCGGACAGCAGACCGGACTGCTCGGCGACCATCACGTCGCGCTCCAGCCGGGCCTGGAAGCCGCTGCCGACATCGCGCAATGCCCCCTCGACAGCACGTTCGGCCTGGTCACGCAGATCGTCGAGGCGCCGATAGAGGTCGGTGACGAATTGCTGCTCTTTCCGGAATTCCTCGGTTGACAATTGCGCTCCCGCCGCGATAAGGTGTCCTCGTAAGCTTTTTCATGTCTGCGTTTCCGCGAGATATGAAACAACAAATATACGCACTCCGATCCCTCGGCAGTCAATTGGCGCAGCCAATTCGACCGGGGGATTTTTTGCGTACGGTGGATCCCATGACCACCGCACACGGCTCCGCCGACGGCATCGTCTACCGCCTCGCCCGCCCCGGCGACGCGGGCGCCATCGAGGCCCTGGACAGCTCCTTCACCACCGACACCGTCTTCGAGGCGGTCGCCACCGACGCCGGGTTCGCCCTCCGCGAGGTCCCGGTGGACCCTCCGGTGCACAAGGTGTTCCCGCCCGAGGAGCACGACGAACAGGCCCTCGGCGGCGGCACGGACTCGGCAGGGGACGCGCGCACCTACGTGGCCCTCGACGGCGGACGGCTGTGCGGCTTCGCCGCCGTGGGCTACGCCCCCTGGAACCGGCGGCTGACGATCGAGGACATCGAGGTCTCGCCCGCCCACCGGGGCCGCGGCATCGGCCGTGCGCTGATGGAGTGCGCGGCCGAGTTCGCCCGCGAACGCGGCGCCGAACACCTCTGGTTGGAGGTGAGCAGCGTCAACGCCCCGGCGGTGCACGCCTATCGGCGCATGGGGTTCGCCTTCTGCGGACTCGACACCGCCCTCTACGGCGGCACGCCCGCCGCCGGCGAGCAGGCGCTCTTCATGAGCCGGCCCTGCGGCTGAACCGCCACCGGCCCAGCGTCACAGCCCCTGCGGTCAACTCCCGGAATCGCGCGGATCGTACGCCCCTCCGGGCCTCGCCCGCAGGTCGATCCGTGAAGATCACTCGGAGGAGTGTCAGGGGCCTCCGAGCCGTACGGCGTTGACCTGCGGCATGTACAACGGGTGATTGTTCATTGCACATTCATCCGGCACGTACAGGGTGGATCTGGTCGGACAGGGGGTAACCGCCCGGAATGGAAATACTTCAACAGCGCTCCAGCACCGCTCAGGTGTGGGAAGCGGCCGAGGAGTTCGTCCGACTCTTCCACAGGGAGAACAAGGGTCCCGGTGATCCGCGTGCCCGGCTCGCCGCCGTACGGGCCGAGCTCGCGGACACCGGCACCTACCGGCACACTCCCGAGGAGCTGGTCCACGGAGCCCGCGTGGCCTGGCGCAACAGCAACCGCTGCATAGGCAGGCTGTACTGGAACTCCCTGCGGGTGCGCGACCGCCGGGAGCTCACCGACGCGGACGCGATCGCCGCCGAGTGCTTCGAGCACCTGCGCGAGGCGACCAACGGCGGCCGCGTCCGGCCCACGATCACGGTCTTCGCCCCGGACACGCCCGACCGCCCCGGTCCGCTGATCTGGAGCGAACAGCTCGTCCGGTACGCGGGCTACGGGGACCACCACTCCGTGACCGTCGGCGACGCCCGCAACGCCCCGCTCACCGAGGCCCTGCTCCGGCTCGGCTGGACCGGCGGCCCCGGTACCCCCTTCGACCTCCTCCCGCTGGTCGTCCAGGGGGTCGACGACAAGCCCCGCTGGTTCGAGACCCCCGCGGACGCCGTGCTGGAGGTGCCGATCACGCACCCCGACGGGGACGGTCGCGGCGACGGCTGGGCCGACTGGCGGCTGCGCTGGCACGCCGTGCCCGCCATCTCCAACATGTGCCTGGAGATCGGCGGGATCCACTACCCGGCCGCGCCGTTCAACGGCTGGTACATGGGCACCGAGATCGGCGCCCGCAACCTCGCCGACGAGGACCGGTACAACCTCCTGCCCGCGGTCGCCCGCCGGCTCGGCCTGGACACCACCACGGATCGCTCGCTCTGGAAGGACCGCGCGCTGGTGGAGCTCAACCGGGCCGTCCTGCACTCCTTCGACCGGGCCGGGGTCACCATCGCCGACCACCACTCCGAGTCCCGGCGCTTCCTGACCCACCTGGAGCGGGAGGAGGCCAAGGGGCGAGAGGTGGGCGCCGACTGGTCCTGGATAGTGCCCCCGATCTCCGGCTCCGCCACGCCGGTCTTCCACCGTACGTACGAGGACCGGCCGAGCAGCACGGCCTACGTCCACCACGCCGGTGCCCAGGAACGCGCCCAAGGACGGGATTTGGTCTAGACCTTCTGTTACGGTCGGCTCCGTACGGATCCTGGACGGCGGAGAGGGGCACCCAGTGGACGGCGCGGACAGGACGGACCGGGGCGGCGGACACCGGTGCCACATCGGCTCGTTCACCTCGGGGGGCGGCCGCGGCATCACCACCGCGGCCGTGGATCCGGCGACCGGAGCCCTGACCCCGCTGGGGTCCTGTGACACCGTCGCCGACCCCTCGTACCTCGCCGTCGCCCGCGACACCGGGGTGCTCTACGCGGTCAGCGAGACCGCGCGGGGCGCGGTGTGCGCCTTCCGGCCGACCGCCGAGGGCCTCGCGGCCCTCGGTCCGGCCGTGCCCGTCGAGGGCGCGGGCCCCACCCATCTCAGCGTGGCCGGCGGCCGGCTGCTCACCGCCAACTACACCTCCGGCAGCGTCAGCAGCCTCCCGCTCGGCGCCGACGGCAGCCCCGGCGGGCCCGCGTCCGTCCTCGGACACCAGGGCTCGGGGCCCGACGCGGACCGCCAGGAGCGCCCGCACGCCCACCAGGTGCTGCCCGACCCGAGCGGCCGCTGGGTGCTCAGCGTGGACCTGGGCACCGACTCGGTACGGGTCTGCGCGCCGGACCCCGCCACCGGGGAGCTGCGGGTGCACGCCGAGACCGCGCTGCGTGCCGGGACCGGCCCGCGCCACCTCGTCTTCCACCCGGACGTCGCGGTGGTCTACGTCCTGCACGAGCTGGAGCCGCAGCTGACCGTCTGCCGGTGGGATCCGGTATCCGGGCGACTGGAACCGGTCGCAGAGGTTCCGGTGGCCCCTGGGGGCCCTCCAGGCGCCGTACGGGCCTATCCCTCGGCGGTCGTCGCCTCGCCCGACGGGCGCTTCGTCTGGGTCGCCGTCCGCGGCGCCGACACCGTCGTCACCTTCTCCCTCGCCGACGGCGCCGAGAAGCCGCTGCTCAGCAGCACGGTCGACTGCGGCGGCAGCTGGCCGCGCGACCTCGTCGCCGACCCGTCGGGGCGCCGGCTGTACGCGGCGAACGAGCGCTCCGGGGACGTCACCTGGTTCGAGGTGGACCCGCTGACCGGGCGGCCGCACCGGGCGGGCTCGGTGGCCGTGCCCGCCGCGACCTGCGTGGTCTTCGGCTGACTCGCTCCACTGCCCGCCTGCCCGCCTGCCCGCAGCCCTGCCCGGTCCGGACGTACGAGTGCCCCGCCGCCGGAATCCGGCGGCGGGGCACTCGTACGCGACGCGGGCGGGTCAGTGGGACGTGGCCAGGGTGATCCCCAGGGCGGCCGCGTACTGGGCGACGGCCAGCTTGCCGAGCGCCGGGTAGGCCCCGAGCACCTCGGCGGTGGCGCAGTCGGCCTCCTTGCAGGCGGTGTCCAGCAGCCCCTCGGCGGCCTCCGGGCCGATCAGGTACGGGGCGAGCGCCAGCTGCGTGGAACCCTCGCGGCGCAGCTGCTCGGCGACCGCGGCCACCGAACCCTCTTGGTCGAGCGCGGCCGCCTGGACGGGCACGGCGAGCCGGGCGGCGAGCAGCATGCCCGTGATCCCGGCGGCCTGGACGGCCTCCTCGCCGCCGGTGGTGGCCAGGACGATGCCGTCGGCGGCGGTGGTCACCGTGAAGAGGCGGGCGCGGTCGGCGCGGGCCAGGCCGGCCTCCGACAGCCGCACGTGCAGGCCCTCGGCGAGCAGCGGGTGCGGACCGAGTACGTCGGCCAGCTCGGCGGCGGCCGAGGAGTCCATCAGGGCCTGGCGGACCCGGCGCAGCAGATCGCTGTCCGGACCGGCCAGCAGGGGCACGACCACGGCGTCCGGGCCGGTCGGAGCGGGCACCTCGTGGCCGGCGGCGCGGGCGAACTCCGCGCGTGCGGCACGCTCCGTCGCGACGGCGGTCAGCACGCCGGACAGGGACGGGAACTCGGAGGCGTCGTCACCGTCGAGGAAGCCGATGCGGGCGTCCAGGCCCGGCAGTTCGGAACGGCCGATGCTGATGATCTCTTCCGCGAGCCCCCGCGAGGCGGCCGAGGGGGCACCGGGCACGGCGAGCACCAGCGCGGGCGCGCCCTCGGGCGCCACCGCGGGCTCGGGCCGGCGGTGCCGTCCGGTCTGGCGGGGTCGCGGCATTCGTACGGGCAGGCCATTTGCGGGCCCAGTGGGGGAGCTCATGGCGCCGCATGCTACTGGCTTATCGGAACCGGGTGTTCGGGCAGGGCTGGCTCGCATGGCATCTGTCCGTATTTATCCGGTGAATGTG comes from Streptomyces sp. NBC_01408 and encodes:
- a CDS encoding APC family permease; the protein is MAHDGTAGGGGPELETTDGTGLKANAIGFVDALVIGLNSTSPAYSLAAVLGPIVALAGIYAPGVMLASFVPMLLIAAAFYYLNKVDQDCGTTFSWVTRAMGPWAGWLGGWAIALTGVLVIGSLADVAVHFGLLAAGLDSWAVNDLIRQTLAVVVILVMTAICVIGTELSAHLQDILILAQVFFLLTFAVVAIYRVYADTSTLDSIEPSVAWLNPFGAGGAALTGGLLLGVFMYWGWESAVNLTEEVENSATAPGKAGVWSTVVLLVTYLSVGFAVVAYAGTTFLAENAGEEEAIFAVLAHEVMGGWDWVVLLAVCTSALASTQTTIIPASRTALSMARRHALPPRLAHIHPRFRTPDVSTWWVAGIAIAWYLVVNQISENALLDSLTALSLLIAFYYALTGLACAIYYRRHLLESLHNFLLIGVGPVVGAGLLAWLLVESVADMSDPENSASGVSWFGLGPPLVIGIVIAVVGLLVMCFWRLKDGTYWQERPGVVDPDLVHGTKQKPGGEA
- a CDS encoding universal stress protein — its product is MSVVLGYDESPGAERALEVALEVASAFGEPLVLVYGAAAPGVTGEEYRAHREAVRQAGQSALARAVRAADEAGVPSTVEVRDEKPAQALLAAAERHHARVIIVGSWGDSPIRGALLGSTPHKLLHLSPVPVLCVPTDNPSTR
- a CDS encoding FUSC family protein, whose product is MFVAPDPGRLRLRNSLRAVLGVALAVATAELCGLSQTASITGGLAALLALFTVTDSTVRAQRVTTALLPLAGFPVLALATTLHGVPLARDAAFLAVVFAGVYARRWGPRGHALGIFGFMHFFVTQFLHAVPGQLPELYAAVGLALLAAGAVRFVFWPIERRTPPPAAPPALPGTGLARPTTRQAFQATAACAFALGIGQALSEDRWYWAVGTAWWIFVNTASRGETLVRGFRRVLGTVIGIAAGLLIAVPLHGAAAPTAVLVAVCVFGIFYTAPVSYSWMMLAVTVMAGLLYGLLGVLHPGLLLLRFEETAVGALGAALAVVLVLPVTTHATNEAWIQRALRCVHAATGEAAARLAGSESADPTPHAAELELLLARVRMALAPLVHPLSPFRARKARARQVIALLDDCAREVRGLVAVAADPAASHDARLAAACWRVEAAVEALTAGERELEAATAAARPAVATEPALVHLHGLERALAELATPLRSDPRSPLIRA
- a CDS encoding AAA family ATPase; translated protein: MSTEEFRKEQQFVTDLYRRLDDLRDQAERAVEGALRDVGSGFQARLERDVMVAEQSGLLSALNGGENGLCFGRLEFSDGRDHHIGRIGIRADDTERTPLVVDWRADVARPFYLATGHTPMGLRRRRHISSRGRLVTALHDEILDLTDAERTGYEGADADAVLLAALDAARTGRMHDIVRTIQAEQDRVIRSTHRGVLVVEGGPGTGKTAVALHRAAYLLYAHRELLAKRGVLIVGPGPAFLGYIGGVLPALGETGVLLATPGELFPGVHATGADRPGAAAVKGRASMADVLAAVVADRQRLPDTVPAGSGEEYDTVPEAALEIDHDDYGTLLLDRPMAYEARDRARATGLPHNQARPAFAFRIIDALTAQLADRLGADPYGGPNLLGQDDVAQLGKEIATSPAVHAAIDTLWPSLTPQRLVADFLADPTHLPAHEAELIRRAPSARPDWTPADVPLLDEAAELLGEDDSARRAAEERERERRIAYAQGVLDLSEGSQSYEFEDEENEFLAAHDIIDAERMAERHEEADHRSAAERAAADRTWAFGHVIVDEAQELSEMAWRLLMRRCPTRSMTLVGDPAQTADEAGCGSWRRILEPYVGDRWELVRLGVNYRTPAEVMEVAAAVLRARDPAFEPPRSVRSTGVRPWARATGDLAGAVGEAVERGLPAEGRLAVIAPRALHGPLAAVLPGVRADGEPDLTREVVLLDPRQAKGLEFDTVIVVEPADLQPSDLYVALTRPTQVLGVVHTPGRLPAGTTGLFSPVGG
- a CDS encoding GNAT family N-acetyltransferase, with the protein product MTTAHGSADGIVYRLARPGDAGAIEALDSSFTTDTVFEAVATDAGFALREVPVDPPVHKVFPPEEHDEQALGGGTDSAGDARTYVALDGGRLCGFAAVGYAPWNRRLTIEDIEVSPAHRGRGIGRALMECAAEFARERGAEHLWLEVSSVNAPAVHAYRRMGFAFCGLDTALYGGTPAAGEQALFMSRPCG
- a CDS encoding nitric oxide synthase oxygenase, with product MEILQQRSSTAQVWEAAEEFVRLFHRENKGPGDPRARLAAVRAELADTGTYRHTPEELVHGARVAWRNSNRCIGRLYWNSLRVRDRRELTDADAIAAECFEHLREATNGGRVRPTITVFAPDTPDRPGPLIWSEQLVRYAGYGDHHSVTVGDARNAPLTEALLRLGWTGGPGTPFDLLPLVVQGVDDKPRWFETPADAVLEVPITHPDGDGRGDGWADWRLRWHAVPAISNMCLEIGGIHYPAAPFNGWYMGTEIGARNLADEDRYNLLPAVARRLGLDTTTDRSLWKDRALVELNRAVLHSFDRAGVTIADHHSESRRFLTHLEREEAKGREVGADWSWIVPPISGSATPVFHRTYEDRPSSTAYVHHAGAQERAQGRDLV
- a CDS encoding lactonase family protein, which encodes MDGADRTDRGGGHRCHIGSFTSGGGRGITTAAVDPATGALTPLGSCDTVADPSYLAVARDTGVLYAVSETARGAVCAFRPTAEGLAALGPAVPVEGAGPTHLSVAGGRLLTANYTSGSVSSLPLGADGSPGGPASVLGHQGSGPDADRQERPHAHQVLPDPSGRWVLSVDLGTDSVRVCAPDPATGELRVHAETALRAGTGPRHLVFHPDVAVVYVLHELEPQLTVCRWDPVSGRLEPVAEVPVAPGGPPGAVRAYPSAVVASPDGRFVWVAVRGADTVVTFSLADGAEKPLLSSTVDCGGSWPRDLVADPSGRRLYAANERSGDVTWFEVDPLTGRPHRAGSVAVPAATCVVFG
- a CDS encoding sirohydrochlorin chelatase, translating into MSSPTGPANGLPVRMPRPRQTGRHRRPEPAVAPEGAPALVLAVPGAPSAASRGLAEEIISIGRSELPGLDARIGFLDGDDASEFPSLSGVLTAVATERAARAEFARAAGHEVPAPTGPDAVVVPLLAGPDSDLLRRVRQALMDSSAAAELADVLGPHPLLAEGLHVRLSEAGLARADRARLFTVTTAADGIVLATTGGEEAVQAAGITGMLLAARLAVPVQAAALDQEGSVAAVAEQLRREGSTQLALAPYLIGPEAAEGLLDTACKEADCATAEVLGAYPALGKLAVAQYAAALGITLATSH